A window of the Lactuca sativa cultivar Salinas chromosome 7, Lsat_Salinas_v11, whole genome shotgun sequence genome harbors these coding sequences:
- the LOC111906943 gene encoding G-type lectin S-receptor-like serine/threonine-protein kinase SRK isoform X2, with amino-acid sequence MQILKVVDKIFTLELQPLTWKKIQLSKKAQAKTKGPRERAEDFLLNDGSVVPNKREMDELELPLFDFSTLVIATNNFSNANKLGQGGFGCVYKGKLMEGEVVAIKRLSRISDQGIEELKNEVRLIAKLQHRNLVRVLGCCIEAKEKLLIYEFMENKSLDMFIFEKEKNMTLNWKSRLEIMCGIARGLLYLHQDSRFKIIHRDLKASNILLDKDMNPKISDFGMARIFGSDQTDAKTKKVVGTYGYMSPEYAMDGHFSTKSDVFSFGVLVLEIVSGKRNTGSSYSSSQHNLLGETWTLWKEGKALELVDKSIGAKFSENEVLRCIQIGLLCVQEHVEDRPNMSKVLLLLCSENAQISLPKYPGFFIRRRNTETESSSQQDDFMTINEITVSILHGR; translated from the exons ATGCAGATTTTGAAGGTGGTGGACAAGATCTTTACCTTAGAGTTGCAGCCTCTGACTTGG aagaagatacaATTGTCGAAGAAAGCACAGGCAAAGACAAAAG GTCCACGAGAAAGAGCCGAAGATTTCTTATTAAATGATGGGAGTGTTGTGCCAAATAAAAGAGAGATGGATGAACTAGAATTACCTTTGTTTGATTTCTCGACACTTGTTATAGCCACAAACAACTTCTCGAATGCAAATAAACTTGGACAAGGCGGGTTCGGGTGTGTTTACAAG GGTAAATTAATGGAAGGTGAAGTTGTAGCGATAAAAAGGCTCTCAAGAATTTCCGATCAAGGGATTGAGGAACTAAAAAACGAGGTCCGACTAATCGCGAAATTGCAACATCGAAACCTTGTTCGGGTATTAGGTTGTTGCATTGAGGCCAAAGAGAAGTTATTAATTTATGAATTCATGGAAAATAAAAGTCTTGATATGTTCATTTTTG AGAAAGAGAAAAACATGACACTCAATTGGAAAAGCAGACTTGAGATCATGTGTGGGATTGCTCGAGGGCTTCTTTATCttcatcaagattcaagatttaaaatCATTCATCGAGATCTAAAGGCTAGTAATATTTTGCTCGATAAAGATATGAACCCAAAGATATCTGATTTTGGTATGGCACGGATTTTTGGAAGTGATCAAACCGATGCGAAAACAAAGAAAGTGGTTGGAACATA TGGTTACATGTCTCCTGAATATGCAATGGATGGACATTTCTCAACAAAATCGGATGTTTTTAGTTTTGGGGTTTTGGTTCTCGAGATAGTAAGTGGTAAAAGGAACACAGGATCATCTTACTCGAGTAGCCAACATAACCTCCTTGGAGAA ACCTGGACTTTATGGAAAGAAGGCAAGGCTTTAGAACTAGTAGACAAATCTATCGGGGCCAAATTTTCAGAGAATGAAGTATTGAGATGTATACAAATTGGATTGTTATGTGTTCAAGAACACGTGGAAGACAGACCTAATATGTCAAAGGTGTTATTGTTATTGTGCAGTGAAAATGCACaaatatcattaccaaaatatcccGGATTCTTTATTAGAAGAAGAAATACCGAGACAGAatcttcaagccaacaagatgatTTCATGACCATAAACGAAATTACAGTATCAATATTGCATGGTAGATAG
- the LOC111906943 gene encoding receptor-like serine/threonine-protein kinase SD1-8 isoform X1 — MRANLKSSIPQINKDKNKNSIDLCNFQIMKTLHSHVSTFILTFFLFYPFLCVAIDTITPTQSLTINQTLVSNGEVFELGFFNTSNYLYIGIWYKQIQPITYVWVANRDTPINSSSGNLTIFDNGNMVVVDQAGTIVWSSNQSTPVVKTVAQLLDNGNFVLRPENDENPENYIWQSFDYPTDTLLPEMKLGWDRKSGINRFLKSWKTNESPATGDYSFKLNISGFPEILATNKETIIWRTGPWNGRTFSGTPEMNGVSILRFEFQENSEEIVYSFEIPNSSVYSRVVITSSGISERLVWAETTKTWNVFWAFPGELCDHFSECGPFGVCDATTAPVCNCMTGFRPENKQAWDLRDGSDGCVRSSELDCGSDGFLLLKHMKLPESSKAIVNQTMNLSECGEICKRSCSCVAYANMNITEGGSGCVIWEVDLIDMRKYADFEGGGQDLYLRVAASDLDKTPMIKRSQNGSSNDNKVVKPVAISIGAFALLTFLLILFYVRKKKIQLSKKAQAKTKGPRERAEDFLLNDGSVVPNKREMDELELPLFDFSTLVIATNNFSNANKLGQGGFGCVYKGKLMEGEVVAIKRLSRISDQGIEELKNEVRLIAKLQHRNLVRVLGCCIEAKEKLLIYEFMENKSLDMFIFEKEKNMTLNWKSRLEIMCGIARGLLYLHQDSRFKIIHRDLKASNILLDKDMNPKISDFGMARIFGSDQTDAKTKKVVGTYGYMSPEYAMDGHFSTKSDVFSFGVLVLEIVSGKRNTGSSYSSSQHNLLGETWTLWKEGKALELVDKSIGAKFSENEVLRCIQIGLLCVQEHVEDRPNMSKVLLLLCSENAQISLPKYPGFFIRRRNTETESSSQQDDFMTINEITVSILHGR, encoded by the exons ATGAGAGCCAACTTAAAATCTTCAATACCCCAAATCAATAAAGACAAAAACAAAAATTCAATTGATCTTTGTAACTTTCAGATAATGAAAACCCTCCATAGCCATGTCAGCACCTTCATCTTAACATTCTTTCTATTCTACCCTTTTCTCTGTGTAGCCATTGACACCATCACACCCACACAATCCCTCACCATCAATCAAACTCTAGTCTCTAATGGTGAAGTTTTCGAGCTGGGTTTCTTCAACACAAGCAATTATTTGTATATAGGAATTTGGTATAAACAAATACAACCGATAACATATGTTTGGGTAGCTAACAGAGATACCCCCATTAATTCATCCTCCGGGAACCTAACCATCTTCGACAACGGCAACATGGTGGTGGTAGATCAAGCGGGAACCATCGTCTGGTCGTCAAATCAATCTACACCGGTGGTGAAGACGGTGGCGCAGCTTTTGGACAACGGTAACTTTGTGCTTCGTCCGGAAAACGATGAGAACCCGGAGAATTACATTTGGCAAAGCTTTGATTATCCGACTGATACTCTATTGCCGGAGATGAAACTGGGGTGGGACAGGAAATCTGGAATTAATCGGTTTCTGAAGTCGTGGAAGACGAACGAAAGTCCGGCGACCGGTGATTACTCTTTTAAACTGAATATCAGTGGGTTCCCGGAAATTTTGGCAACTAACAAGGAAACTATAATTTGGCGGACTGGGCCGTGGAACGGGAGAACTTTCAGCGGTACACCGGAGATGAATGGGGTGAGTATTTTGCGTTTTGAATTTCAGGAGAATTCCGAGGAGATTGTTTATTCATTTGAAATACCCAATAGTTCTGTTTATTCGCGAGTCGTTATAACTTCTTCTGGTATAAGTGAAAGACTTGTTTGGGCAGAAACAACAAAAACTTGGAATGTATTCTGGGCTTTTCCCGGTGAATTATGCGATCACTTTAGTGAATGTGGTCCGTTCGGCGTTTGCGATGCAACCACTGCACCGGTCTGCAATTGTATGACAGGATTCCGGCCGGAAAACAAACAAGCATGGGATCTACGAGATGGGTCTGACGGATGTGTTCGGAGCTCCGAATTGGATTGTGGGTCGGATGGATTTCTGCTATTGAAGCACATGAAATTGCCGGAGAGTTCGAAGGCGATTGTTAATCAGACGATGAATCTGAGCGAGTGTGGTGAGATTTGCAAGAGGAGTTGCTCTTGTGTGGCTTATGCTAATATGAATATCACTGAAGGCGGGTCGGGTTGTGTGATTTGGGAAGTGGATCTCATCGATATGAGGAAGTATGCAGATTTTGAAGGTGGTGGACAAGATCTTTACCTTAGAGTTGCAGCCTCTGACTTGG ACAAAACACCGATGATTAAAAGGTCTCAAAATGGCTCCAGTAATGACAACAAAGTTGTCAAACCTGTCGCCATTAGCATCGGTGCTTTTGCGTTGCTAACATTTCTATTGATACTCTTTTacgtgaggaagaagaagatacaATTGTCGAAGAAAGCACAGGCAAAGACAAAAG GTCCACGAGAAAGAGCCGAAGATTTCTTATTAAATGATGGGAGTGTTGTGCCAAATAAAAGAGAGATGGATGAACTAGAATTACCTTTGTTTGATTTCTCGACACTTGTTATAGCCACAAACAACTTCTCGAATGCAAATAAACTTGGACAAGGCGGGTTCGGGTGTGTTTACAAG GGTAAATTAATGGAAGGTGAAGTTGTAGCGATAAAAAGGCTCTCAAGAATTTCCGATCAAGGGATTGAGGAACTAAAAAACGAGGTCCGACTAATCGCGAAATTGCAACATCGAAACCTTGTTCGGGTATTAGGTTGTTGCATTGAGGCCAAAGAGAAGTTATTAATTTATGAATTCATGGAAAATAAAAGTCTTGATATGTTCATTTTTG AGAAAGAGAAAAACATGACACTCAATTGGAAAAGCAGACTTGAGATCATGTGTGGGATTGCTCGAGGGCTTCTTTATCttcatcaagattcaagatttaaaatCATTCATCGAGATCTAAAGGCTAGTAATATTTTGCTCGATAAAGATATGAACCCAAAGATATCTGATTTTGGTATGGCACGGATTTTTGGAAGTGATCAAACCGATGCGAAAACAAAGAAAGTGGTTGGAACATA TGGTTACATGTCTCCTGAATATGCAATGGATGGACATTTCTCAACAAAATCGGATGTTTTTAGTTTTGGGGTTTTGGTTCTCGAGATAGTAAGTGGTAAAAGGAACACAGGATCATCTTACTCGAGTAGCCAACATAACCTCCTTGGAGAA ACCTGGACTTTATGGAAAGAAGGCAAGGCTTTAGAACTAGTAGACAAATCTATCGGGGCCAAATTTTCAGAGAATGAAGTATTGAGATGTATACAAATTGGATTGTTATGTGTTCAAGAACACGTGGAAGACAGACCTAATATGTCAAAGGTGTTATTGTTATTGTGCAGTGAAAATGCACaaatatcattaccaaaatatcccGGATTCTTTATTAGAAGAAGAAATACCGAGACAGAatcttcaagccaacaagatgatTTCATGACCATAAACGAAATTACAGTATCAATATTGCATGGTAGATAG